In Chitinophaga nivalis, a single genomic region encodes these proteins:
- a CDS encoding beta-ketoacyl synthase N-terminal-like domain-containing protein, protein MAIHFWEYVFNELKDKRLQKSDAKDLIRQFYYHQHGSGFEVPYLHPLLHTNSSTLQEQRFTSLFNGEEFFLRDHVMNGRRILPAVAYLEMARTAIALGNELPADEVAAIGLKNVIWPQPLIVGEDPVKVHVGLYEQGTDINYEIYTHDKEGVELLHGHGTGYLITAIATPPVYDIAAVQARCTNAHLTSELCYTAFDRIGLTYGPGHRCIEDLWLGEGEVLARLALPAITNDTGYVLHPGLVDSALQSCIGLFWNGAADTPGNLLIPFNMDKVLLYGSTAPGGIYWSSVRCSEGSSTDATTPRLDIDIVDDTGKVLISIRGFGIRALGNQKKEIPVSAATGVFLYEPVLSEDTTTYIPEEERIVFLCELPEDLQTAVATTIGNARCISLQATGDMDVRYHTYSEQLYTCLQELLTAPPPGGVVLQLVTGDSPASRMFQGLGALLRTATMERLKIRSQQIRVPNTIDGAQLLEILAADMATADREISYADGIRYKGSWQQIAAADDPVLPWKAGGIYVITGGSGKLGQLFTTEILQQVPDAHVIITGLREQVDMDVAGVDYQICNIKEKTEVDALFDWIEDTYGRVDGIIHAAGILRDALITNKEMAEAALVMAPKVSGLLHLDERTAQYELDFFVCFSSVIGAFGNAGQGDYALGNSFMDHYALYRNELVAAGVRSGHTLSINWPLWEEGGMHVDAASLSLVRQTYGVTLLSGADGLHSFYRALHTRLPRVLVLSGEPLKLQRLLNEVNTTSQPEKIVKPDVVSTTTALSADSLKDHVRRLLLQDISRLLSIDIDQLDIDNPLNEYGFDSVQLTRFSSELSTNYDIILMPALFFEYPTINAFTGYLCDTYGDTFAAKLQMKINKPATQTIAIPSSATPRTASPQRRSRHHQRNGSVPAPTSAVATNIAVIGMSGCFPQAADIVSYWQNLVEGRNCISEVPPDRWDWSAVSRQTVEHGCMQWGGFIESIASFDPLFFNISPKEAISMDPQQRLLMEYVWKVIEDGGYSTTQLAGSNTGLFIGTACGEYLQLLSQSNMEIEGFSTTGVVSSVGPNRMSYFLDLHGPSEPVETACSSSLVAIHRAVEYIQQGHGEMAIAGGINTLVSPAAYISFAKAGMLSPDGRCKTFSAAADGYVRGEGVGMLLLKELKAAERDGDHIYGVIRGTAENHGGHASSLTAPSTKAQAALLQKAYQRAGIAPWTVGYIEAHGTGTRLGDPVEISALKAAFKALCETAGGTPEKLKKGNCGIGSVKSNIGHLELAAGVAGIIKVLLQLQHQTLVKSLHSETLNPYLELEESPFYVVQETRPWEALYDDNGIELPRRAGVSSFGFGGVNAHVVLEEYKAPVKENSYVPGTALLIVLSARNNNRLQEVAVGLQKALQSGRYQETDLASIAYTLQVGREGMEERLAFIVTGMEELLQVLDVFIRGSKDAAIPLYRGQVKGNREALSVFADEDMQQGVLIWIEKGKYNKLLDAWVKGYPVDWNLLYKAANPGRISLPTYPFVKERYWIEGVRFPARNNKIAMTTAAEFDECFYDELMDEVISGTTTIDTAVCKMRQRN, encoded by the coding sequence ATGGCTATTCATTTTTGGGAGTATGTATTTAATGAATTGAAGGATAAACGTTTGCAGAAGTCAGATGCGAAAGACCTGATACGGCAATTCTATTATCATCAGCATGGATCCGGTTTTGAAGTACCTTATTTACATCCGTTGTTACATACCAATAGTTCTACGCTGCAGGAACAACGTTTCACCAGTTTGTTCAACGGAGAGGAGTTTTTTTTAAGAGACCATGTCATGAACGGGCGGAGGATATTGCCCGCCGTGGCTTATCTGGAAATGGCACGTACGGCCATCGCATTGGGCAATGAATTGCCGGCAGACGAGGTGGCTGCCATCGGATTGAAAAATGTTATCTGGCCGCAACCGTTAATAGTAGGGGAAGACCCGGTGAAAGTACATGTTGGGTTGTATGAACAGGGGACAGATATCAATTATGAAATTTATACGCATGATAAAGAGGGGGTAGAATTATTGCATGGGCATGGAACGGGATACCTGATAACAGCTATTGCGACACCTCCCGTGTACGATATAGCAGCTGTGCAGGCGCGTTGTACCAACGCACATTTGACCAGTGAATTATGTTATACGGCTTTCGATCGGATCGGACTCACTTATGGACCTGGTCACCGGTGTATAGAAGATTTATGGCTAGGCGAAGGAGAAGTGCTGGCACGACTGGCATTACCTGCCATTACCAATGATACCGGATATGTGTTACATCCCGGACTGGTAGATAGTGCTTTGCAAAGTTGTATCGGGTTGTTTTGGAATGGTGCGGCGGATACGCCTGGAAATTTACTGATCCCCTTTAATATGGACAAAGTATTACTGTATGGCAGCACCGCGCCGGGAGGTATTTACTGGAGCAGCGTTCGTTGCAGTGAGGGCAGCAGTACCGATGCTACTACACCCAGGCTGGATATTGATATCGTGGACGATACGGGTAAAGTGCTGATCAGTATACGTGGTTTTGGCATACGTGCTTTGGGGAACCAGAAAAAAGAAATACCTGTCAGTGCTGCCACCGGCGTGTTTTTATATGAACCTGTTTTGTCGGAAGATACAACGACCTATATCCCCGAAGAAGAGCGGATTGTTTTCCTGTGTGAATTGCCGGAGGATTTACAGACAGCAGTGGCAACAACCATCGGAAATGCCCGGTGTATTTCATTACAAGCTACCGGAGATATGGATGTACGCTATCATACCTACAGTGAACAGTTATATACCTGCTTGCAGGAGTTGCTGACAGCACCGCCACCCGGTGGTGTTGTTTTGCAACTGGTTACCGGCGACAGTCCGGCGAGCAGGATGTTTCAGGGATTGGGGGCATTGTTGCGTACAGCTACAATGGAGCGTTTGAAAATCAGGAGCCAGCAGATCAGGGTGCCCAATACCATCGATGGAGCACAGCTCCTGGAAATATTAGCGGCAGATATGGCTACTGCAGATAGGGAAATCAGCTACGCAGATGGCATAAGATACAAAGGAAGCTGGCAGCAGATAGCCGCTGCAGACGATCCGGTACTACCCTGGAAGGCCGGAGGGATCTATGTTATTACCGGTGGCAGCGGAAAGCTGGGGCAATTGTTTACAACAGAAATTCTGCAGCAGGTACCGGATGCACATGTGATCATCACCGGTCTCCGGGAGCAGGTAGATATGGATGTCGCCGGCGTGGATTACCAGATCTGTAATATAAAAGAAAAAACAGAAGTAGATGCACTGTTTGATTGGATAGAAGATACCTATGGCCGCGTAGATGGAATTATTCATGCCGCAGGTATTCTCCGCGATGCGCTGATCACGAATAAAGAAATGGCGGAAGCCGCGCTGGTAATGGCGCCTAAAGTAAGTGGCCTGCTACACCTGGATGAACGTACCGCACAATATGAACTTGATTTTTTTGTTTGTTTTTCTTCGGTAATAGGCGCATTTGGTAATGCCGGGCAGGGAGATTACGCGCTGGGAAACAGTTTTATGGACCATTATGCTTTATACCGGAATGAACTGGTGGCGGCAGGCGTGCGCAGTGGCCATACTTTATCCATCAACTGGCCGCTGTGGGAAGAGGGAGGTATGCACGTAGATGCTGCTTCACTGAGTTTGGTGAGGCAAACCTATGGTGTTACCCTGTTATCCGGAGCAGATGGACTGCACAGTTTTTATCGGGCTTTACATACCCGGTTGCCGCGTGTCCTGGTGTTGAGCGGAGAGCCGTTAAAGTTGCAACGGTTGCTGAACGAGGTGAATACCACGTCGCAACCGGAAAAAATAGTAAAGCCGGATGTGGTATCTACAACAACGGCTTTATCTGCAGATTCCTTAAAAGACCATGTACGGCGTTTGTTGTTGCAGGATATATCGCGCCTGCTCAGCATTGACATAGACCAGCTGGATATAGATAATCCTTTGAATGAATACGGATTTGATTCCGTACAACTGACAAGATTCTCCAGTGAACTGAGTACGAATTATGACATCATATTAATGCCGGCGTTATTTTTTGAATATCCCACGATCAATGCTTTTACGGGGTATTTATGTGATACTTATGGAGACACCTTTGCTGCCAAACTGCAAATGAAAATAAATAAACCAGCCACGCAAACAATCGCCATACCATCTTCCGCCACGCCGCGTACGGCATCACCACAACGTCGTAGCCGTCATCACCAGCGTAACGGTAGTGTACCGGCGCCAACATCCGCTGTGGCTACCAACATTGCCGTGATTGGTATGAGTGGCTGTTTTCCGCAGGCAGCAGATATTGTCAGCTATTGGCAAAACCTGGTGGAGGGACGTAACTGTATCAGTGAGGTGCCGCCGGACCGTTGGGACTGGAGCGCCGTCAGCCGGCAAACAGTGGAGCATGGCTGCATGCAATGGGGAGGATTTATAGAGAGTATCGCTTCATTTGATCCCTTGTTTTTTAATATTTCTCCCAAAGAAGCCATCTCCATGGACCCACAGCAGCGTTTACTGATGGAATATGTATGGAAGGTAATAGAAGATGGAGGATATAGCACCACGCAGTTAGCCGGCAGCAATACCGGATTATTTATAGGAACAGCCTGTGGCGAATATTTACAGCTGTTATCACAGAGTAATATGGAAATAGAAGGGTTCAGCACTACCGGAGTAGTATCTTCTGTAGGGCCCAACCGGATGAGTTATTTCCTGGACCTGCATGGCCCCAGCGAGCCGGTGGAAACAGCTTGCTCCAGTTCCCTGGTGGCTATTCATCGCGCCGTGGAATACATTCAGCAGGGACATGGAGAAATGGCGATAGCCGGCGGCATAAATACCCTCGTCAGCCCTGCGGCCTATATCAGCTTTGCGAAAGCGGGCATGCTGAGTCCTGACGGACGTTGTAAAACGTTTTCCGCAGCAGCAGATGGATATGTACGTGGAGAGGGAGTAGGCATGCTGCTACTGAAAGAATTAAAAGCCGCAGAGCGGGATGGAGATCATATTTATGGGGTGATTCGCGGTACCGCAGAAAACCATGGCGGGCATGCCAGTTCACTCACGGCGCCCAGTACCAAAGCCCAGGCTGCCTTGCTGCAAAAAGCATATCAGCGCGCAGGCATCGCCCCATGGACGGTGGGTTACATAGAAGCGCATGGTACCGGTACCCGATTGGGAGATCCGGTAGAAATAAGCGCCCTCAAGGCAGCGTTTAAGGCATTATGTGAAACCGCCGGTGGTACGCCGGAAAAGCTGAAAAAAGGGAATTGTGGCATTGGTTCTGTGAAAAGCAATATCGGCCACCTGGAACTGGCGGCCGGGGTGGCGGGAATCATCAAAGTACTGTTGCAGCTACAGCATCAGACGCTGGTGAAAAGTTTGCATAGTGAAACACTGAATCCTTATCTCGAATTGGAAGAAAGTCCGTTTTACGTAGTACAGGAAACACGCCCCTGGGAAGCGTTGTATGATGACAATGGCATCGAATTGCCGCGAAGGGCAGGGGTCAGCTCTTTTGGGTTTGGTGGCGTGAACGCGCATGTAGTACTGGAAGAATACAAAGCACCGGTTAAAGAAAATAGCTATGTGCCCGGAACGGCTTTGCTGATTGTACTCTCTGCCCGTAATAACAACAGGCTGCAGGAAGTAGCGGTTGGTTTACAAAAAGCCCTGCAATCCGGCCGATACCAGGAAACAGACCTGGCTTCCATTGCCTATACGCTGCAGGTAGGCCGTGAAGGAATGGAAGAACGGCTGGCCTTTATTGTAACGGGTATGGAGGAATTGCTGCAGGTACTGGACGTGTTTATACGTGGGTCAAAAGATGCGGCGATACCACTATACCGCGGGCAGGTAAAAGGTAACCGGGAAGCGCTGAGTGTATTTGCAGATGAAGATATGCAACAGGGCGTACTGATCTGGATAGAAAAAGGTAAGTATAACAAACTGCTGGATGCCTGGGTGAAAGGATATCCGGTGGATTGGAATCTGTTATACAAAGCAGCCAATCCGGGTCGTATCAGTTTACCTACCTATCCGTTTGTAAAAGAAAGATACTGGATTGAAGGCGTAAGATTTCCTGCCAGAAATAACAAGATTGCCATGACAACAGCGGCGGAATTTGATGAATGTTTTTATGATGAATTAATGGATGAAGTGATCAGTGGTACCACCACCATAGACACCGCTGTTTGTAAAATGAGACAAAGAAATTGA
- a CDS encoding beta-ketoacyl synthase N-terminal-like domain-containing protein — MAIHFLEYVLNELREKRLCKEDAKNLIRQFYNPSHKTGDTTVLHPLLHRNTSTLGALHFSSTFSGEEFFLQDYLVHGQALLPAAAFLEMARAAVLEAGIAAEQAAVAFNDVIWTMPLVAGTADTTVHIALYQERSILYFDSYSTAASGAEQLHCQGKVGVVNSAPPPVYNLTLLQAGCKRGYLSGAQCYQAFEQQGVLYGAACNCVEGLWQGEEEVLVKLFLQDMTQEQYILHPGLLEGVWQGCIGLSRNGKVFTAAGYLMPDAVDKVLIYEGTTINRTYWCVVRYCTDGAPSATSSRVNIDMCDDNGKVIVRLLGLRLRAVTGELHIAAATPIPTEHVTAAPPSTWDTRVLQLLLREVSTQLGIPEAQLNGDMQLNELGLDSIQLVQFSKKLQASYGIVVTPELFFGAPTLKIFAAHIIKTYQEGAAVKLPGLLMQELLAAPAAITANATRPSRRQTASLPDTVMAGEQAAVAVIGISARFPHAEGVTEFWKNLTEERDCISEVPRERWDWRTLSDEQADAASLRWGGFIADITAFDAAFFNIAPEEAMYMDPQQRLLMEYVWKVIADAGYSAAQLWGTPTGLFVATTCGEYEQLLSAAGRKRVPAGMASAGPNRVSRFFNLHGPSEPVETACSSSLAAIHKAVAYIQQGHGEMAIAGGINTLLSPAGYGNLAQAGMLSADGRCKAFGVAADGYVRGEGIGMLLLKRRDAAERDGDQIYGVIRTSAENHSGYADAFTAAGSHVKAAWLQQVYARAGISPRTIGYIETHTTGIRLEDAAEINALKAAFRMLPQQDDRYQNTHGYCGLGTVKSNIGHLELAAGVAGLIKVLLQLKHQTLIKSLHTAALNPDLELAGSPFFVVQATQVWEPCYDAGGQALPRRAGISALGKGGLNVHMVVEEYVVPAATTPQPEGPVLIVLSAHNGERLSELAHDLYQALKTGPLKENDLHGIAYTLQSGRDVMEERIGFVADNMTMLLQGLLQVAGQPSPAAIPLYRGQVKEKKEVLSVLASDEDMKETMRVWLGKGKYNKLLEVWVKGYPVDWGLLYGIHKPRRVSLPGYPFKKEKYWVPDTAAHDVAAPLENEPVPPARSLDELLLSVQSGEIDVGKADEILYQMNIQNNLLEK, encoded by the coding sequence ATGGCGATTCACTTTCTGGAATATGTTTTAAATGAGTTAAGAGAAAAAAGATTATGTAAAGAGGATGCTAAAAACCTGATCCGGCAGTTTTATAACCCCTCACATAAAACAGGCGATACAACCGTATTACATCCTTTGTTACATCGCAATACGTCTACACTGGGAGCACTGCATTTCAGCAGTACTTTTAGCGGAGAGGAGTTTTTTTTACAGGATTACCTCGTACACGGACAGGCATTATTACCGGCTGCTGCTTTTCTGGAGATGGCACGTGCAGCTGTGCTGGAAGCAGGTATAGCTGCGGAACAAGCGGCTGTTGCCTTCAATGACGTGATATGGACGATGCCTTTGGTGGCAGGAACAGCAGATACAACAGTGCATATAGCATTATATCAGGAGAGGAGCATCCTTTATTTTGATAGCTATTCAACTGCAGCATCCGGAGCCGAACAACTACACTGCCAGGGTAAAGTGGGGGTTGTCAACAGCGCACCTCCTCCGGTATACAATCTCACCTTGTTGCAGGCAGGTTGTAAACGGGGATATTTATCCGGAGCGCAATGTTACCAGGCCTTTGAACAACAGGGGGTGCTGTACGGGGCGGCCTGCAATTGTGTGGAAGGGTTGTGGCAGGGAGAAGAAGAAGTATTGGTGAAATTATTCCTGCAGGATATGACACAGGAGCAGTATATCCTGCATCCCGGATTACTGGAGGGCGTCTGGCAGGGATGTATCGGTCTTTCCCGGAATGGAAAGGTATTTACAGCAGCTGGTTACCTGATGCCCGATGCAGTAGATAAAGTGCTGATTTATGAAGGAACAACCATCAATCGTACTTATTGGTGCGTGGTCAGGTACTGTACAGATGGTGCGCCATCGGCGACATCGTCCCGGGTAAATATTGATATGTGTGATGATAATGGCAAGGTAATCGTTCGTTTGCTGGGATTGCGTCTGAGGGCAGTAACAGGCGAACTGCATATAGCCGCAGCGACGCCAATACCGACGGAACATGTAACTGCTGCGCCGCCGTCAACATGGGACACGCGGGTGTTACAACTGCTCCTCCGGGAGGTATCCACGCAGCTGGGTATACCGGAAGCGCAATTGAATGGCGATATGCAGTTAAATGAATTAGGCCTGGATTCCATACAGCTGGTACAATTCTCTAAAAAACTGCAGGCCAGCTATGGTATTGTAGTAACGCCGGAGCTATTTTTCGGAGCTCCCACTTTAAAGATATTTGCGGCGCACATTATCAAAACCTATCAGGAGGGCGCAGCAGTGAAATTACCAGGGCTGTTGATGCAGGAATTATTGGCGGCACCTGCAGCTATTACAGCCAATGCTACACGCCCCTCCAGGCGACAGACTGCATCATTGCCGGATACGGTAATGGCAGGCGAACAGGCAGCGGTAGCCGTGATCGGTATCAGCGCCCGTTTCCCCCACGCGGAAGGTGTGACGGAATTCTGGAAAAACCTTACCGAAGAACGGGATTGCATCAGTGAAGTACCCCGGGAACGATGGGATTGGCGCACCCTCAGCGATGAACAGGCAGATGCCGCCAGTCTGCGATGGGGAGGCTTTATCGCCGATATAACTGCTTTTGACGCTGCCTTTTTTAATATTGCTCCGGAGGAAGCGATGTATATGGATCCCCAGCAACGCCTGTTAATGGAGTACGTATGGAAGGTCATAGCAGATGCAGGATACAGTGCCGCACAGTTATGGGGAACCCCAACCGGATTATTTGTGGCGACTACCTGCGGCGAATACGAACAGTTATTATCTGCTGCCGGCAGAAAGCGGGTACCTGCCGGAATGGCTTCCGCCGGACCTAACCGTGTGAGTCGTTTTTTTAATCTGCATGGCCCCAGTGAGCCGGTAGAAACGGCTTGCTCCAGTTCCCTGGCAGCTATTCACAAAGCAGTCGCCTATATTCAGCAGGGACATGGAGAAATGGCTATTGCAGGCGGCATCAATACGTTGCTGAGTCCTGCCGGTTACGGGAACCTGGCGCAAGCCGGCATGCTGAGCGCAGATGGGCGTTGTAAAGCATTTGGGGTGGCTGCAGACGGATATGTACGGGGCGAAGGAATAGGCATGCTGTTGTTAAAAAGGCGGGATGCCGCAGAACGGGATGGAGATCAGATCTATGGGGTGATCCGGACCTCCGCAGAAAATCACAGTGGGTATGCCGATGCGTTCACCGCGGCGGGTAGCCATGTGAAGGCTGCCTGGCTGCAGCAGGTGTATGCACGGGCGGGGATCTCTCCCCGCACAATTGGCTATATCGAAACACATACTACAGGCATCCGTTTGGAAGACGCCGCAGAGATCAATGCCCTGAAAGCAGCTTTCCGGATGTTACCACAACAGGACGACCGGTATCAAAATACACATGGGTATTGCGGACTGGGAACGGTGAAAAGTAATATCGGACATCTTGAACTGGCAGCCGGCGTAGCCGGTTTGATTAAAGTACTGTTGCAGTTGAAACATCAGACGCTCATCAAAAGCCTGCATACAGCCGCATTAAACCCCGACCTGGAGCTTGCAGGAAGTCCTTTTTTCGTGGTGCAGGCTACGCAGGTATGGGAGCCTTGTTATGATGCCGGCGGACAGGCATTACCCCGTCGTGCGGGCATCAGTGCTTTGGGTAAGGGTGGACTGAATGTACATATGGTGGTGGAAGAATATGTAGTGCCGGCTGCAACAACGCCGCAACCGGAAGGCCCTGTATTAATCGTATTGTCTGCACATAACGGCGAGCGGTTAAGTGAACTGGCGCATGATTTATATCAGGCATTGAAGACTGGCCCGTTGAAAGAAAATGACCTGCACGGGATCGCCTATACGTTGCAGTCCGGCCGGGACGTCATGGAAGAAAGAATCGGATTTGTGGCCGATAATATGACGATGCTGTTGCAGGGATTGCTGCAGGTAGCAGGCCAGCCTTCTCCGGCTGCTATACCCTTGTATCGCGGGCAGGTAAAAGAAAAAAAAGAGGTGTTGAGTGTGCTGGCCAGTGATGAAGATATGAAGGAAACCATGCGGGTGTGGCTCGGAAAAGGTAAATATAATAAACTACTGGAGGTCTGGGTAAAAGGATATCCTGTTGACTGGGGATTGTTGTATGGTATCCACAAACCCCGTCGGGTCAGCCTGCCCGGATATCCGTTTAAGAAAGAAAAATATTGGGTGCCGGATACGGCAGCCCATGATGTGGCAGCCCCGTTGGAAAATGAACCGGTGCCGCCGGCGCGCTCACTGGATGAACTTTTATTGTCGGTACAATCAGGGGAAATAGACGTAGGTAAGGCAGATGAAATACTTTATCAGATGAATATTCAAAATAACCTGCTTGAAAAATAA